From Denitrovibrio acetiphilus DSM 12809, the proteins below share one genomic window:
- a CDS encoding PP2C family protein-serine/threonine phosphatase → MKLQKRLLDTLFTNSMQDFFHVLSKHLDHSSSTPYTLWQVENSICEAVAGVHKGAEGRYDLYDFGYDGGKVCTKERTLEFFDEKIEVKSSVFFKYMNNVHGIVTFHTEPDNAVLEMETYNEYLGQRMNEIISRERNINVYIDYQKKLEFVKQSSRILKAVEVDEVMAVALNFFMDAFSAEAGCTIHDSEFQGFGVEFQDFENKIRVSGKSLMEVTASMEATEFIDSFIECDKFNIDNIFFIYEETMDIRIVLFNIHFDIIPDKEFSELVSSIVTTSVENAQYHKRMTEIKVQESEMQVTGDILNKFVQRNLELKSGIKISGINYPARAAGGDFLMVKETDQGIFFTVADVCGKGYSAAVFTVVLSVFTENTTLFDQEGSLKNLVTALNRYLLAKKFSDRFITAFFGYIDNDAKNMRYISCGHEPAAVFSEGKDLIIKSDFLPIGLFEEQHFEKSIELNQGDTIFIYTDGLVEYTTDDQLREDVKQLAKFGGDNILDTLYDEMVKEKSAQKDDFTCMIIRI, encoded by the coding sequence ATGAAACTACAGAAGAGACTTCTTGACACACTCTTCACTAACAGTATGCAGGATTTTTTTCATGTTCTAAGCAAGCACCTCGACCATTCGTCCTCCACACCATACACTCTCTGGCAGGTGGAGAATTCTATATGCGAAGCTGTTGCCGGAGTACATAAAGGTGCCGAAGGGCGTTACGATCTTTACGATTTCGGCTATGACGGCGGGAAGGTCTGCACCAAAGAACGCACTCTTGAGTTTTTCGATGAAAAGATAGAGGTAAAATCATCAGTTTTTTTTAAATATATGAACAATGTCCACGGAATAGTTACTTTCCACACCGAACCTGACAATGCTGTGCTTGAAATGGAAACTTACAACGAGTATCTCGGACAGCGCATGAACGAAATAATCTCCCGTGAACGAAACATAAACGTTTATATTGATTACCAGAAAAAACTTGAATTTGTTAAACAGAGCAGCCGTATTCTTAAAGCAGTGGAAGTTGATGAAGTCATGGCTGTTGCACTCAATTTCTTCATGGATGCATTCAGCGCAGAAGCAGGGTGCACCATACATGACAGCGAATTTCAGGGATTCGGGGTGGAATTTCAGGATTTCGAAAACAAGATCAGAGTTTCCGGCAAAAGCCTCATGGAAGTAACCGCCTCTATGGAAGCAACAGAGTTCATAGACAGCTTTATAGAATGCGACAAGTTCAACATCGACAACATTTTTTTTATATACGAAGAAACTATGGATATACGCATTGTCCTCTTCAACATTCATTTCGACATAATACCTGACAAAGAATTCTCTGAACTCGTTTCATCCATTGTCACCACATCAGTTGAAAACGCTCAGTACCATAAACGTATGACAGAGATAAAAGTTCAGGAATCAGAAATGCAGGTCACAGGCGATATCCTGAATAAGTTCGTACAGCGTAACCTCGAGCTGAAAAGCGGAATAAAAATATCCGGGATTAACTATCCGGCAAGGGCAGCCGGAGGCGACTTCCTCATGGTCAAAGAGACCGATCAGGGGATATTTTTTACTGTGGCAGACGTTTGCGGCAAAGGTTACTCTGCGGCAGTCTTTACAGTTGTTCTGAGTGTTTTCACAGAGAACACGACTCTGTTCGACCAGGAAGGTTCTCTGAAAAACCTTGTAACGGCACTGAACAGATACCTGCTGGCAAAAAAATTCTCAGACAGGTTTATAACAGCATTCTTCGGATATATAGACAATGATGCCAAAAACATGCGCTATATCTCGTGCGGACATGAACCGGCGGCAGTTTTCAGCGAGGGGAAAGATTTAATCATCAAGTCGGACTTTCTCCCCATCGGTCTTTTCGAAGAGCAGCACTTTGAAAAGAGTATTGAACTTAATCAAGGCGACACCATCTTCATCTATACAGATGGTCTGGTCGAATACACCACTGATGATCAGCTCAGGGAAGATGTCAAACAACTTGCAAAATTTGGCGGAGACAATATACTTGATACCCTGTACGATGAAATGGTGAAAGAAAAAAGTGCCCAGAAGGACGATTTCACCTGTATGATCATAAGAATTTAG
- the ubiE gene encoding bifunctional demethylmenaquinone methyltransferase/2-methoxy-6-polyprenyl-1,4-benzoquinol methylase UbiE, which produces MEQKSREIQQMFNDIAHKYDLLNRLLSFRTDVRWRKKAIKLAGIGSGQTVLDLACGTADMMIEMDSRIDGITLIGGDFSYNMLKLGQEKFPKGAFSVSDAHMLPFKDNSFDRMTISFGFRNVTDKPKGLKEMHRVLKPGGKLCILEFSQPEGWFFSRLYRLYFTKILPFIGGVISGNRGAYEYLPDSVYKFPKRDVYRQMVLEAGFESVDFNPMTFGICDATICHKTNV; this is translated from the coding sequence GTGGAACAGAAATCCCGTGAAATTCAGCAGATGTTTAACGACATCGCACATAAATATGACCTGCTTAACAGACTGCTCAGCTTCCGCACAGATGTACGCTGGCGTAAAAAAGCTATAAAGCTCGCCGGGATCGGTTCCGGTCAGACAGTTTTAGACCTTGCCTGCGGTACAGCAGATATGATGATTGAGATGGACTCCCGCATTGACGGAATCACACTCATCGGCGGAGACTTCAGCTATAACATGCTTAAGCTCGGACAGGAAAAATTCCCAAAAGGCGCATTTAGTGTATCCGATGCTCATATGCTCCCTTTCAAAGACAACAGCTTCGACAGAATGACCATCTCATTCGGTTTTCGTAACGTTACAGATAAACCGAAAGGCCTAAAAGAGATGCACCGTGTTCTCAAACCCGGCGGCAAGCTCTGCATACTGGAATTTTCACAGCCTGAAGGATGGTTTTTCAGCAGACTATACAGACTATATTTTACTAAAATCCTCCCCTTCATAGGCGGTGTCATATCCGGCAACCGAGGCGCATATGAATACCTGCCCGATTCCGTTTATAAGTTTCCCAAGAGGGACGTTTACAGACAGATGGTTCTGGAAGCAGGTTTCGAAAGCGTGGACTTTAACCCCATGACTTTCGGCATATGCGACGCAACAATCTGTCACAAAACAAATGTATGA
- a CDS encoding UbiD family decarboxylase, with the protein MYEHNFNNIIKKLDMAGHTLQMDGNVTGIKMAQRALKECRPGGKALIFQRKIPIILNLFASETRIEVAMKGPVSKFNPERELHDLQFMSPDKYKDINLSDLPILPHHEEDVSGSINTGCVISMADGIHNCGMYRIQPLNDSEAIVHCYPESGLACQLEKGEDIPVTVAVGTSFQLILTAVSKLPADADELKIADSITAKGLKYIKTDRHPVPYGTQIIIHGVVSATEKRTEGPFLIHTGEYSKPEDYPLLKIESVKMIENGYYHALVTGPDYCEGRTLLEAAEKFTSGLKEE; encoded by the coding sequence ATGTATGAACACAATTTTAACAACATCATAAAAAAACTCGACATGGCAGGGCACACCCTGCAAATGGATGGAAATGTCACAGGGATAAAAATGGCTCAACGGGCTCTGAAAGAGTGCCGCCCGGGCGGAAAAGCGCTTATATTCCAAAGAAAAATCCCTATAATTCTGAACCTTTTTGCATCGGAAACACGCATCGAAGTAGCGATGAAAGGTCCTGTAAGCAAATTTAACCCCGAAAGAGAACTTCATGACCTTCAGTTCATGTCTCCTGACAAGTACAAAGACATCAACTTAAGCGATCTGCCTATTCTGCCCCACCACGAAGAGGACGTATCAGGCTCTATCAACACCGGATGTGTCATAAGCATGGCTGACGGCATACACAACTGCGGGATGTACCGCATCCAGCCTCTGAACGATTCTGAAGCTATAGTACACTGTTATCCCGAGTCAGGGCTTGCCTGTCAGCTTGAGAAAGGGGAAGATATACCTGTCACCGTAGCAGTGGGAACTTCATTTCAGCTCATACTCACCGCTGTCAGTAAACTGCCTGCGGATGCAGACGAACTCAAAATCGCAGACTCCATAACAGCCAAAGGGCTGAAATATATAAAAACAGACAGACACCCCGTCCCCTACGGAACGCAGATAATCATACACGGAGTCGTCTCGGCAACTGAGAAACGTACCGAAGGTCCATTTCTTATCCATACCGGAGAATATTCTAAACCTGAGGATTACCCACTGCTGAAAATTGAATCTGTTAAAATGATTGAAAACGGATATTACCACGCTCTGGTAACAGGGCCTGATTACTGCGAAGGCAGAACACTCCTTGAAGCAGCGGAAAAGTTCACTTCAGGACTAAAAGAAGAATAG
- a CDS encoding sulfite exporter TauE/SafE family protein: MDINILQLAILLPAGFAAGLLNALAGGGSFMTVPLLIFTGLEPTVANATNRLGIWIQSLAGTRKFSNMGYFPKVYSYTAAIPVGLGAISGAYLATIVSDDMFRKYFAFFMVLMTLVTFLKPGTKELKEDVKFTVWATVINSVVYFFIGIYSGFVQAGVGFLMTAACVMSGLDMVRAHAVKLFLNLIAATVSVAIFIYAGKVLFLPAIALGSGMAFGAVTAANISVKVSNTFLKRVVSVAIIIFAILLLVLK, from the coding sequence ATGGATATCAATATTTTGCAACTTGCAATACTTCTGCCTGCCGGTTTTGCAGCGGGGCTTCTGAATGCTCTTGCGGGCGGCGGGTCTTTTATGACTGTTCCACTCTTGATTTTTACAGGTCTGGAGCCTACGGTAGCGAACGCTACAAACAGGCTCGGGATATGGATTCAGTCGCTGGCGGGTACCAGAAAATTCAGCAACATGGGATATTTTCCAAAGGTCTACAGCTATACTGCGGCAATACCCGTTGGTTTGGGTGCGATATCCGGCGCGTATCTCGCCACTATCGTATCTGATGATATGTTCCGCAAGTATTTTGCTTTTTTTATGGTGCTTATGACGCTTGTCACATTTTTGAAACCGGGCACGAAGGAACTCAAAGAGGATGTGAAATTTACTGTCTGGGCGACTGTAATAAACTCGGTTGTGTACTTCTTTATAGGGATTTACAGTGGGTTTGTACAGGCAGGGGTGGGCTTTCTGATGACCGCCGCATGTGTTATGTCCGGTCTTGATATGGTTCGGGCGCACGCCGTTAAACTCTTTCTTAATCTCATCGCTGCAACAGTGTCAGTCGCAATATTTATCTATGCGGGGAAAGTGCTTTTTCTGCCTGCAATCGCCCTTGGTTCGGGAATGGCTTTCGGTGCGGTAACTGCCGCAAACATCAGCGTAAAGGTCAGCAATACTTTTCTTAAAAGAGTTGTCTCTGTGGCTATCATTATCTTTGCTATTCTTCTTTTAGTCCTGAAGTGA
- the nth gene encoding endonuclease III: protein MTKQERAEAFEKYLEEKYPVVVCSLNYQTPFQLLTATILSAQCTDARVNIVTKDLFAAYPDPFSLADADIEDVAKIIKSTGMYKMKSKNIIGMAKALVENHGGEVPQDMDELLALSGVGRKTANVVRGNFWQKPGVVVDTHVKRISGRVGLTDNTTPEKVEKDLEKLIKGEKQCDWCHRVIYFGREICTARSPKCGICGVSHVCKYYASL from the coding sequence ATGACTAAGCAAGAAAGGGCGGAAGCCTTTGAAAAATACCTTGAAGAGAAATACCCTGTCGTAGTGTGCTCTCTGAACTATCAGACGCCGTTCCAGCTCCTGACGGCAACCATACTGAGCGCCCAGTGCACCGATGCCAGAGTAAACATTGTCACCAAAGACCTTTTTGCTGCATATCCTGATCCTTTCAGCCTCGCTGATGCTGACATTGAAGACGTGGCGAAAATCATCAAAAGCACCGGCATGTACAAGATGAAATCGAAAAACATCATAGGAATGGCAAAAGCTTTGGTGGAGAATCACGGCGGGGAAGTGCCACAGGATATGGACGAACTGCTGGCTCTCTCCGGAGTGGGGCGAAAAACAGCAAATGTCGTAAGGGGCAACTTCTGGCAGAAACCCGGTGTCGTTGTTGACACGCATGTCAAACGAATATCAGGAAGGGTCGGGCTCACTGACAACACCACACCGGAAAAGGTAGAGAAAGACCTCGAAAAACTTATAAAAGGCGAAAAACAGTGCGACTGGTGCCACCGTGTGATCTATTTCGGAAGAGAAATATGTACGGCAAGAAGTCCAAAATGCGGAATATGCGGAGTCTCTCATGTGTGTAAATACTACGCTTCACTTTGA
- the larC gene encoding nickel pincer cofactor biosynthesis protein LarC — MCVNTTLHFDITSGIAGDMSLAVLYGLGLNLSEIETLVDKIAGVQITIIPERVSVNGIDATRLNIKLPHEHAHRKLSDIRNMIEKADLPDKVKNDAIGIFQIIAEAEGAVHGKTVDDVHFHEIGALDSILDIVGFVYGVHRLGIDKITASKPVLGSGFVKCAHGKVPVPAPATLKILEGVAVKRTDEPNELTTPTGAAILKYYVSDFSTEYEGEIAGSAYSTGTITLKTMPNILRGTLIKNQSAKEQITVIETNIDDCSGEVIGALFDKLKNVSLDVFCTPLTGKKNRPAVQITVLCTDKNIDDVAEILFRHSSTAGLRYHKTDRIIMDRKIVQTDVRGEKVDVKVLSYKNIRKYSPEWSACEKASVKLGLSAFEVYDLAKASMLD; from the coding sequence ATGTGTGTAAATACTACGCTTCACTTTGATATAACATCCGGAATTGCCGGCGATATGTCTTTAGCAGTTCTTTATGGATTAGGACTGAACCTCAGCGAAATTGAAACACTTGTAGATAAAATAGCAGGTGTACAGATAACAATCATACCGGAAAGGGTCTCTGTGAACGGAATAGACGCCACACGTCTGAACATTAAGCTGCCCCACGAACACGCCCACAGGAAATTGTCAGATATCAGGAATATGATAGAAAAAGCTGACCTGCCGGATAAGGTGAAAAATGATGCGATCGGCATTTTTCAAATCATCGCAGAGGCTGAAGGGGCTGTCCACGGCAAAACCGTAGATGATGTTCACTTCCACGAAATCGGCGCTCTGGATTCTATACTGGATATAGTCGGGTTTGTATATGGAGTACATAGACTGGGGATTGATAAGATAACAGCTTCGAAACCTGTTCTCGGGAGCGGTTTTGTCAAGTGTGCACACGGGAAAGTCCCTGTGCCTGCCCCTGCCACATTAAAGATTCTGGAGGGTGTTGCAGTTAAAAGGACTGACGAACCAAACGAACTAACCACCCCGACAGGAGCAGCAATCCTTAAATATTACGTCTCTGACTTTTCAACAGAATATGAAGGTGAAATTGCCGGTTCAGCTTATTCGACAGGAACCATCACACTCAAAACCATGCCTAACATCCTGCGGGGCACTCTCATAAAAAATCAGTCTGCAAAAGAGCAGATTACCGTTATCGAAACAAACATCGATGACTGTTCCGGTGAAGTGATAGGAGCACTTTTTGATAAGCTGAAGAACGTCTCTCTGGACGTATTCTGCACACCCCTTACAGGTAAAAAGAACAGACCTGCGGTACAAATCACCGTCCTTTGTACCGATAAAAATATTGATGATGTAGCAGAAATTCTGTTCAGGCATTCATCCACGGCAGGGTTAAGGTATCACAAAACAGACAGAATCATTATGGACAGAAAAATTGTCCAGACGGATGTCAGAGGCGAAAAAGTTGACGTGAAAGTTTTAAGTTATAAGAACATCAGAAAATACAGCCCGGAATGGTCAGCCTGTGAGAAAGCCTCCGTAAAGCTAGGGCTATCGGCTTTTGAAGTCTATGATCTGGCAAAAGCATCAATGCTTGATTAA
- a CDS encoding Hpt domain-containing protein, with protein sequence MTQIKNYNLKKVGVEIGLDIDTMEMLLEEFINVMDEEILNLSRSVADSEPEFIKHYAHKMKGAAANMMVDELCALCSEMQNADKNDKALTTRLLTEIESCYGEFKSLIKH encoded by the coding sequence ATGACGCAGATTAAAAATTATAATTTAAAAAAAGTCGGGGTAGAAATAGGGCTGGACATAGACACTATGGAGATGCTTCTTGAAGAATTTATTAATGTGATGGATGAAGAGATATTAAATCTGAGCAGGTCTGTTGCAGATTCAGAACCGGAATTCATAAAACATTACGCCCACAAGATGAAAGGCGCTGCGGCAAATATGATGGTGGACGAGCTTTGTGCTCTTTGCTCTGAAATGCAGAATGCTGACAAAAATGATAAGGCTCTCACTACCCGCCTGCTGACAGAGATCGAGTCCTGCTATGGTGAGTTCAAAAGCTTAATCAAGCATTGA
- a CDS encoding response regulator, producing the protein MNVINVLVAEDDKLNRIMICKLLEKFGASCQTAVNGAEAVELAMERDFNMVFLDFNMPELSGAEAAAMIRQDCKAEGRKCPLIVCISADDEIGEQSIFDEFLPKPFKIETIQKMLEKGSGDDAD; encoded by the coding sequence TTGAACGTAATAAATGTCCTTGTGGCAGAAGATGATAAGCTTAATCGTATTATGATATGTAAGCTCCTTGAGAAATTCGGAGCCTCATGCCAGACAGCAGTAAACGGGGCAGAGGCAGTTGAGTTGGCCATGGAAAGGGATTTTAATATGGTTTTTCTTGACTTTAATATGCCCGAACTGAGCGGGGCAGAAGCGGCTGCAATGATCAGGCAGGATTGTAAAGCTGAGGGGCGTAAGTGCCCTCTTATCGTTTGTATTTCTGCTGATGACGAGATCGGCGAACAGAGCATCTTTGATGAATTCCTGCCGAAACCTTTCAAAATAGAAACAATTCAGAAGATGCTGGAAAAAGGCAGTGGAGATGACGCAGATTAA
- a CDS encoding response regulator has translation MKVFVVDDNELHLKMCKILLNNLGYEVTTSTSLEDLQKRMDGLSEPDVALIDYRLSPGETGVDVLSYLKQNGKWQKCKLVALTADISERSMLERAGFDSVVFKPITEALLKEIIN, from the coding sequence ATGAAAGTTTTTGTGGTTGATGACAATGAGCTGCATCTTAAAATGTGTAAAATATTATTAAATAATCTTGGATACGAAGTGACTACATCTACATCCCTTGAAGATCTGCAAAAGAGGATGGACGGGCTTTCTGAGCCTGATGTTGCACTGATAGACTATAGACTTTCTCCCGGAGAGACAGGAGTGGATGTTTTATCCTACCTGAAACAGAATGGTAAATGGCAGAAATGTAAGCTCGTTGCGCTCACTGCCGACATAAGCGAGAGGTCTATGCTTGAGAGAGCGGGATTTGACAGTGTGGTGTTCAAGCCTATTACAGAAGCTCTTCTGAAGGAGATCATCAATTAA
- a CDS encoding chemotaxis protein CheA, producing MPHIDIEKFKLGFLDEAADLLEEANENILRAESGGDLELFNAVFRCIHTIKGSAGGFGFDGISEFSHHLETMLDKLRTGELKINADITDLLLKGIDTLFEMVDYARDRKEYNKDLSGITAQFESRADDGMICAVEADADRLPEAVVKVDTAIKKELISRHPGFGKPYRVNVKFTDEMLENGYDPLTLYSNLRNISDVFIAVTDTEGIPETEQIEPYKLYLRPDIYIISDASLNEITDLAFDPDTVEVHEISLDDEAGQPESKTSMIMETDERPESHVATEGIDTEMLAELAAGIEDYFESIENYLIEIEKTGIGSKEAVDNIFRVFHNIKGDSGYVGFSFMEKYAHLVENMLDKVREGSVVFDNRAAEFILNIISDVKAVINALLNKEKPCLPETYTMLHDLTNTITLQVQNTPAITDEVKIFLGQVDQFMEMIELAESVPAGMQMRQRAAAGLRNAAKFIGFKDLTELAVAFESDVSRGKDYDAVLSSIKSYITQLKSPPKKLGELLVESGKVTVEEVEHAKSQQKKIGEILVDQGKLDKDELDMVLKKQNIMKASENTAPAAVVAEPEPSPEPVVAKEKFSQSMKVDQEKIDKFTNTIGELVVAKNAYEYMMQKLIKDYDLPTSLVKDFKDNSNLIARISQDLQRDILSLRMVPIKQIFNKFPRVVRDISRKQNKTMDLRIIGEDTEIDKKIADILSDPLVHLVRNACDHGLESAAERTASGKYETGSLILKAYNEGSFVYIEVIDDGRGINCGKVLEKAVSKGLVPDGANLTEKEIIQFILAPGFSTAEKVTDISGRGVGMDVVKSSITSVGGFIDVSSSEGEGTRVTMKIPVTIGMSTSLLVQMGEDEFYAFPIENVAETIIIEKEQVKDLHFGKGTYYRGNVLPLFQLSKLLGGENKELSDEVSVVITVTDAGKTGIIVDELLNRMDIAIKPVPEYFSHLNYIGGVTILGDGQAVLVLNVNKLF from the coding sequence ATGCCCCATATAGACATAGAAAAATTTAAGTTAGGGTTTTTAGATGAAGCTGCAGATCTCCTTGAAGAGGCGAATGAAAATATCCTCCGTGCCGAGTCAGGCGGTGATCTTGAGCTTTTTAATGCGGTTTTCAGGTGTATACATACTATAAAAGGTAGTGCCGGCGGTTTCGGCTTTGACGGAATATCTGAGTTCTCCCACCATCTTGAAACTATGCTGGATAAACTCAGAACTGGTGAATTGAAAATAAATGCAGACATTACAGACCTTCTTCTTAAGGGGATAGACACTCTCTTTGAGATGGTGGACTATGCGAGAGATAGGAAGGAATATAATAAAGACCTGTCTGGAATTACTGCTCAGTTTGAAAGCAGAGCGGACGATGGCATGATCTGTGCGGTGGAGGCTGATGCGGACAGGCTGCCGGAGGCTGTTGTAAAAGTGGACACAGCAATAAAAAAAGAGCTGATAAGCAGACACCCCGGGTTTGGGAAACCGTACAGGGTTAATGTTAAGTTCACAGATGAGATGCTTGAAAACGGATATGACCCGCTTACACTTTATTCTAATCTACGGAACATCTCAGATGTTTTTATCGCTGTAACAGATACAGAAGGGATACCGGAGACAGAGCAGATTGAACCGTACAAGCTTTATCTCAGACCGGATATATACATCATAAGTGATGCTTCTTTGAATGAGATAACAGACCTTGCGTTTGACCCTGACACTGTTGAAGTTCACGAAATCTCTCTTGATGATGAGGCGGGACAGCCTGAAAGCAAAACCTCTATGATAATGGAAACAGATGAAAGACCTGAAAGTCATGTTGCGACTGAAGGGATAGATACAGAGATGCTCGCAGAGCTTGCCGCAGGGATAGAGGACTATTTTGAGTCTATAGAAAACTATCTGATAGAAATAGAGAAGACTGGTATCGGCAGCAAAGAGGCTGTTGATAACATTTTCCGTGTTTTTCACAATATCAAAGGCGACAGCGGGTATGTCGGTTTCTCTTTTATGGAGAAATACGCCCATCTCGTTGAAAATATGCTTGATAAAGTGCGTGAAGGCTCTGTGGTTTTTGACAATAGGGCAGCAGAATTTATCCTAAACATAATCTCTGATGTGAAGGCTGTGATAAATGCTTTACTAAACAAGGAAAAACCGTGCCTGCCGGAAACTTATACCATGCTTCATGACCTGACTAATACCATTACTCTTCAGGTTCAGAATACGCCTGCGATCACAGATGAAGTAAAGATTTTCCTCGGACAGGTTGATCAGTTTATGGAGATGATAGAGCTGGCCGAGAGTGTGCCTGCGGGAATGCAGATGAGACAGAGAGCCGCTGCGGGACTGCGCAATGCGGCTAAATTTATAGGTTTTAAAGACCTCACTGAACTTGCAGTTGCGTTTGAGTCGGATGTCAGCCGTGGCAAAGACTATGATGCTGTACTGAGTTCTATAAAGAGCTATATCACTCAGCTGAAGTCGCCTCCGAAAAAGCTTGGGGAACTGCTGGTTGAATCAGGCAAGGTCACCGTGGAAGAAGTTGAACACGCGAAATCCCAGCAGAAAAAGATAGGCGAGATACTTGTCGATCAGGGTAAGTTGGATAAGGACGAACTAGACATGGTTCTGAAAAAACAGAATATCATGAAAGCATCTGAAAATACTGCACCGGCTGCTGTGGTTGCAGAGCCGGAACCGTCACCCGAACCTGTTGTTGCAAAAGAGAAATTCTCTCAGTCGATGAAAGTCGACCAGGAAAAGATAGACAAATTCACAAATACAATAGGTGAGCTTGTAGTAGCAAAGAACGCATATGAATACATGATGCAGAAGCTGATAAAAGACTATGACCTCCCAACGAGTCTTGTGAAGGACTTCAAAGATAACTCGAACCTGATCGCAAGAATATCACAGGATTTGCAGCGTGATATCCTCTCCCTGCGGATGGTTCCGATCAAACAGATATTTAATAAATTCCCCCGTGTGGTGAGAGATATCTCCCGCAAGCAGAATAAAACTATGGATCTGAGGATTATCGGGGAAGATACAGAGATAGATAAAAAAATTGCTGATATCCTTTCAGATCCGCTTGTTCATCTTGTTCGTAATGCTTGTGATCACGGTCTTGAAAGCGCTGCGGAACGAACAGCTTCGGGCAAGTATGAAACCGGAAGCCTTATTCTCAAAGCATATAATGAAGGGAGTTTTGTTTATATCGAAGTGATTGATGACGGCAGAGGTATTAACTGCGGCAAAGTGCTGGAAAAAGCTGTCAGCAAAGGGCTTGTCCCTGATGGAGCGAATCTCACAGAAAAGGAGATAATACAGTTTATACTGGCTCCTGGGTTTTCCACAGCCGAGAAAGTTACTGATATCTCCGGTCGGGGCGTTGGTATGGATGTTGTTAAAAGCTCCATAACGAGTGTCGGAGGATTTATAGATGTTTCTTCTTCTGAAGGTGAAGGCACACGGGTAACGATGAAGATCCCTGTTACCATCGGTATGTCTACTTCGCTTCTGGTTCAGATGGGCGAAGATGAGTTTTATGCTTTTCCTATAGAAAATGTAGCAGAAACTATAATTATAGAGAAAGAGCAGGTAAAAGACCTTCATTTTGGTAAAGGAACCTACTACAGAGGGAATGTTTTACCTCTTTTTCAACTGTCTAAGTTGTTGGGAGGAGAGAATAAAGAGCTAAGTGATGAGGTCAGCGTTGTGATAACAGTTACAGATGCCGGCAAAACGGGTATTATAGTAGATGAACTGCTGAACAGAATGGACATTGCTATCAAGCCTGTTCCTGAGTATTTCTCTCACCTGAACTACATAGGCGGAGTTACCATACTGGGGGACGGTCAGGCGGTGCTTGTTCTTAATGTTAACAAGCTGTTTTAA
- a CDS encoding response regulator produces the protein MAIKVLVIDDSDMVRHFHSNILKSAGFDADGAIDGMDALEKSMKTNYALMLCDLNMPRMDGITFIEEFRKTGKETPVIIITTQEEIENRQKGYESGANLYITKPVKPDDLIMNIKMLLGIM, from the coding sequence ATGGCAATTAAGGTGCTGGTAATTGATGATTCGGACATGGTGAGGCACTTTCACAGTAATATCCTGAAATCAGCAGGGTTTGATGCAGATGGAGCGATAGACGGGATGGATGCTCTGGAGAAATCCATGAAAACCAACTATGCCCTCATGCTTTGCGACCTGAATATGCCCAGGATGGACGGAATAACTTTCATTGAGGAATTCAGAAAAACTGGAAAGGAAACACCTGTAATTATTATTACAACACAGGAAGAGATCGAAAACAGGCAGAAGGGGTACGAGTCCGGTGCAAACCTCTATATTACAAAACCTGTTAAGCCGGATGACCTGATCATGAACATAAAAATGCTTCTCGGCATAATGTAG